Proteins from a genomic interval of Bradyrhizobium sp. CCGB01:
- a CDS encoding DUF3147 family protein yields MTEYVLRFIAGGVIVSAFAILGDMLKPKSFGGLFGAAPSVALATLGIAVVQHGPQYVAAESWTMIYGAVALACYSLAVCHLLMRFRLAALPATIIAFAVWLAVAFGLLAALGDSGPGGAELGGAA; encoded by the coding sequence ATGACCGAATATGTTCTGCGCTTCATCGCCGGCGGCGTGATCGTATCCGCCTTCGCAATCCTCGGTGACATGCTCAAGCCCAAGAGTTTTGGCGGCCTCTTCGGCGCCGCGCCATCGGTCGCGCTAGCCACGCTCGGTATCGCGGTCGTTCAGCACGGTCCGCAATACGTTGCGGCCGAAAGCTGGACCATGATCTACGGCGCGGTCGCCCTCGCCTGCTACAGCCTCGCCGTCTGCCATCTTCTGATGAGATTTCGGCTCGCGGCGCTGCCCGCCACCATCATCGCCTTTGCCGTATGGCTTGCCGTCGCCTTCGGCCTGCTCGCGGCTCTCGGAGATTCCGGTCCTGGAGGTGCCGAACTTGGAGGTGCCGCCTGA
- a CDS encoding SDR family oxidoreductase codes for MPKRNATAAVIGAGDFIGSEIAKKFAAEGFTVFAGRRNGDKLAPLVKDIEASGGEIHARSLDARKEEEIISFLNDADQHAPLEVCIFNVGANVNFPILDTTERVFRKVWEMACYSGFLAGREAARLMLPRGGGNIFFTGATASLRGGSGFAAFASAKFGLRAVAQAMARELGPKNIHVAHLIIDSGVDTEWVRQRRLEALGANALDNPDLLMPPSSVADAYWQLYQQPKSAWTFEMEIRPFGEKW; via the coding sequence TTGCCCAAGCGAAACGCGACAGCAGCCGTGATCGGAGCCGGCGATTTCATCGGCTCCGAGATCGCCAAGAAATTTGCCGCAGAAGGTTTCACGGTCTTCGCCGGCCGCCGCAACGGCGACAAGCTCGCGCCGCTGGTGAAGGACATCGAGGCTTCCGGCGGTGAGATCCACGCGCGCTCGCTCGATGCGCGCAAGGAGGAGGAGATCATCTCCTTCCTCAACGACGCCGACCAGCATGCGCCGCTCGAGGTCTGCATCTTCAACGTCGGCGCCAACGTCAATTTCCCGATCCTCGACACCACCGAGCGCGTCTTCCGCAAAGTGTGGGAGATGGCCTGCTATTCCGGTTTCCTCGCAGGGCGCGAAGCGGCGCGGCTGATGCTGCCACGCGGCGGCGGCAACATCTTCTTCACCGGCGCGACCGCATCCTTGCGCGGCGGCAGCGGCTTTGCCGCCTTTGCCAGCGCCAAGTTCGGCCTGCGCGCGGTGGCGCAGGCGATGGCGCGCGAGCTCGGGCCGAAGAACATCCACGTCGCCCATCTCATCATCGATTCCGGCGTCGATACCGAGTGGGTGCGGCAACGCCGGCTCGAAGCCCTCGGGGCGAATGCGCTTGACAATCCCGATCTCCTGATGCCGCCGTCGTCTGTCGCGGATGCCTACTGGCAGCTCTATCAGCAGCCGAAGAGCGCCTGGACCTTCGAGATGGAGATCCGCCCGTTCGGAGAGAAATGGTGA
- a CDS encoding DUF4142 domain-containing protein produces the protein MRILVAIIVAFISTSAFADSTGERTAGERVPTATDVITGLYTFSRFQQGLLESTDLKGNAEVKNLAALRAEEAGKRDKALKQIQDAIGAEPHAGKTTSVSASLVEPENADGPTYVRSFYAAQIPEYESAISLLERYLKAPDNPALAAFAREQLPMLRSQVKDAARTMADK, from the coding sequence ATGAGGATTCTCGTCGCGATTATCGTTGCGTTCATCAGCACCTCGGCGTTCGCCGACAGCACTGGTGAGCGAACGGCTGGCGAACGCGTGCCGACCGCAACCGATGTCATCACCGGTCTCTACACCTTCAGCCGTTTCCAGCAGGGCCTGCTGGAAAGCACCGACCTGAAAGGCAATGCGGAGGTGAAAAATCTCGCGGCCCTGCGCGCCGAAGAGGCGGGCAAGCGCGACAAGGCCCTGAAGCAGATTCAGGACGCAATTGGCGCGGAGCCGCATGCCGGCAAGACGACGTCAGTGAGCGCAAGCCTCGTCGAGCCCGAAAATGCCGACGGACCAACTTACGTCAGAAGCTTCTATGCCGCGCAAATCCCCGAATATGAATCCGCCATCAGCCTGCTCGAGCGCTATCTGAAAGCGCCCGACAATCCTGCGCTCGCCGCCTTCGCGCGCGAGCAATTGCCGATGCTGCGCTCGCAGGTGAAGGATGCGGCGCGCACCATGGCGGACAAATAG
- a CDS encoding phosphatase PAP2 family protein, producing MALVAVKPTRIDIAIADEIADHTNSELEQTAEALTWGADEHVLLALAAAGWLYTRLRPRDERRAADHILAVSLATAVLPHILKSAFDQVRPDRLTVRGHRRGIPFSGRPRDAFPSGHAVHMGALASAAGLLPPARRRLVRSIAAALSLTRVALLAHWASDVVAGFALGVAVERLLRPWTLARPNCKPAERRRRP from the coding sequence ATGGCGCTTGTAGCAGTCAAACCAACACGGATCGACATCGCGATCGCGGACGAGATCGCGGATCATACCAACTCGGAGCTCGAGCAGACCGCCGAAGCGCTGACCTGGGGCGCGGACGAGCATGTGCTCCTCGCCCTCGCCGCCGCGGGTTGGCTCTACACCCGGCTTCGGCCTCGCGACGAGCGCCGCGCCGCCGACCACATCCTGGCGGTGTCGTTGGCGACGGCGGTGCTGCCCCATATCTTGAAATCGGCCTTTGACCAGGTCAGGCCCGACCGGCTGACCGTGCGAGGCCATCGCCGCGGCATCCCTTTCTCCGGGCGGCCGCGCGACGCCTTCCCGTCGGGCCATGCCGTGCACATGGGCGCGCTGGCATCCGCGGCCGGCTTGCTGCCACCTGCCCGGCGCCGTCTCGTGCGGTCCATAGCGGCGGCTCTGTCGCTGACGCGCGTGGCATTGCTCGCGCACTGGGCCAGCGACGTCGTCGCAGGCTTCGCCCTTGGCGTGGCTGTCGAGCGGTTGCTGAGGCCGTGGACGCTGGCAAGGCCGAACTGCAAGCCCGCAGAGCGGCGGAGGCGACCATGA
- a CDS encoding PRC-barrel domain-containing protein: MLNQGELDRTEMGRLIGSDKVEGTSVYGADRNKIGAIERVMIDKVSGKVSYAVLGFGGFLGLGNDHYPLPWQSLKYDTELGGYVTAVTAKSLEGAPKYGERSDWNWGDDAAVRGINSYYGVPFA; encoded by the coding sequence ATGTTGAATCAAGGCGAGTTGGACCGCACCGAGATGGGCAGGTTGATCGGCAGCGACAAGGTCGAGGGAACATCGGTCTATGGCGCTGATCGCAACAAGATCGGCGCGATCGAACGCGTGATGATCGACAAGGTCAGCGGCAAGGTTTCCTACGCCGTGCTCGGTTTCGGCGGCTTCCTGGGCCTCGGCAACGACCACTATCCGCTGCCTTGGCAGTCGCTGAAATACGACACTGAGCTCGGCGGCTACGTCACCGCGGTCACCGCGAAGTCGCTCGAAGGCGCGCCGAAATATGGCGAACGCAGCGACTGGAACTGGGGCGATGACGCCGCGGTCCGCGGCATCAACTCCTATTATGGCGTTCCCTTCGCTTGA
- a CDS encoding alkaline phosphatase — protein sequence MATLRASRAWTRRQFLVRSTSSLAVSTLGTLAKPSISRAADRPQIAGGIQSGDVSDGSAVVWARADRPARMQVEYSTVESFKTIIASASRDALPDADFTAKLLLNDLPPGQDIFYRVRFDDIASGIAGESRVGHFRTAPAASQSISFVWSGDVAGQGWGIDISRGGYRSYRTMRDNRPDFFIHSGDHIYADCTIPSEQKLPNGETWRNLVTEEKAEVAHTLAQFRGNYKYNHLDEHFRAFHADVPMFAQWDDHEVTNDWSPTGSYDEAGYEDDGTPRLVSRARRAFFDFMPIRDIGARQGRVYRKIAYGPLLDVFMIDMRSYRDDSWNKGDDHRGWILGTEQLAWLKRELAGSRATWKVIAADLPIGLVSLDAVALGNGQPDRREHEIADLLASIKSAGIRNIVWLTADMHYTAAHYYDPNKAQFQDFEPFWEFVSGPLHAGTWGPGELDDTFGPVAMYQNGCSEAQGENLAPCFGLQFFGRVDIDGRSGVMTVTLKDVDNRDLWSVDIVPHPQARPAVVAQHS from the coding sequence ATGGCAACGCTCCGCGCCTCGCGCGCATGGACCCGGCGGCAGTTCCTGGTCCGCTCGACTTCAAGTCTCGCCGTATCCACGCTCGGCACACTCGCAAAGCCATCCATCAGCCGCGCCGCCGATCGCCCGCAGATCGCGGGCGGTATCCAGTCCGGCGACGTCTCGGATGGATCGGCCGTGGTCTGGGCGCGCGCCGACCGGCCCGCGCGGATGCAGGTGGAGTATTCGACCGTCGAGAGCTTCAAGACCATCATTGCATCCGCATCGCGCGACGCGCTGCCCGATGCCGACTTCACTGCAAAGCTGCTGCTGAACGATCTGCCGCCCGGGCAGGACATCTTCTATCGCGTGCGCTTCGACGACATCGCGAGCGGCATTGCCGGCGAAAGCCGTGTCGGCCATTTCCGCACCGCGCCGGCAGCGAGCCAGTCGATCTCGTTCGTGTGGTCGGGCGACGTCGCCGGGCAGGGCTGGGGCATCGACATCTCGCGCGGCGGCTATCGCAGCTATCGCACCATGCGCGACAATCGCCCGGACTTCTTCATCCACTCCGGCGACCACATCTACGCCGACTGCACGATCCCTTCCGAACAGAAGCTGCCGAACGGCGAGACCTGGCGCAATCTGGTGACTGAGGAAAAGGCCGAGGTCGCGCATACGCTGGCGCAGTTCCGCGGCAACTACAAATACAATCATCTCGACGAGCATTTTCGCGCGTTCCACGCGGACGTCCCGATGTTCGCGCAGTGGGACGACCACGAGGTCACCAACGACTGGTCGCCCACCGGCAGCTATGACGAGGCCGGCTATGAGGATGACGGCACCCCGCGCCTCGTCTCACGCGCCCGCCGCGCCTTCTTCGACTTCATGCCGATCCGCGACATCGGCGCGCGGCAGGGCCGGGTCTATCGCAAGATCGCCTACGGTCCGCTGCTCGATGTCTTCATGATCGACATGCGCAGCTACCGCGACGACAGCTGGAACAAGGGCGACGATCACCGCGGCTGGATCTTGGGTACCGAGCAACTCGCCTGGCTGAAGCGCGAGCTCGCCGGCTCGCGCGCGACCTGGAAGGTGATCGCGGCCGACCTGCCGATCGGCCTCGTGAGCCTGGATGCCGTCGCGCTCGGTAATGGCCAGCCGGACCGGCGCGAGCATGAGATCGCCGATCTCCTCGCCTCGATCAAGAGCGCCGGCATCCGCAACATCGTCTGGCTCACCGCCGACATGCACTACACCGCCGCGCACTACTACGATCCGAACAAGGCGCAATTCCAGGATTTTGAGCCGTTCTGGGAGTTCGTCTCCGGCCCGCTGCATGCCGGCACCTGGGGACCGGGCGAGCTCGACGACACCTTTGGCCCGGTCGCGATGTACCAGAACGGGTGCAGCGAAGCGCAGGGCGAGAATCTGGCGCCGTGCTTCGGCCTGCAGTTCTTCGGCCGCGTCGACATCGACGGCCGCAGCGGCGTCATGACGGTGACCTTGAAAGACGTCGACAATCGCGACCTCTGGTCGGTCGACATCGTGCCGCACCCGCAGGCCCGGCCGGCCGTGGTCGCGCAGCATTCCTAG
- a CDS encoding helix-turn-helix domain-containing protein — translation MKWDTLDEEPCSLSRTVAVVGDRWTLLILRECFLRVRRFEAFQSSLQITRHLLSERLKKLVRFGILRRVPYSEAPKRYEYILTQKGLDLYPIIMAMVHWGDTHMGDERGRPLLHEHKTCGKQFDPVMVCSECGEPLHAKQVHVHAGPGRREAVG, via the coding sequence ATGAAGTGGGATACGCTGGACGAGGAGCCCTGCTCGCTGTCCCGCACCGTCGCGGTGGTCGGCGACCGCTGGACGCTGCTGATCCTGCGCGAATGCTTTTTGCGCGTGCGCCGGTTCGAGGCGTTCCAGTCCTCGCTCCAGATCACGCGGCACCTGCTCTCGGAGCGACTGAAGAAGCTGGTGCGGTTCGGCATCCTGCGCCGCGTCCCCTATTCCGAGGCGCCCAAGCGCTACGAATACATCCTGACGCAGAAGGGCCTCGACCTCTACCCGATCATCATGGCGATGGTGCATTGGGGCGACACCCACATGGGCGACGAGCGCGGCCGCCCGCTGCTCCACGAGCACAAGACCTGCGGCAAGCAGTTCGACCCGGTGATGGTGTGCTCGGAATGCGGCGAGCCGCTGCATGCGAAACAGGTGCATGTGCATGCGGGGCCGGGGCGGCGGGAAGCGGTGGGGTGA
- a CDS encoding DUF4142 domain-containing protein, translating into MKRTAIAIACVLLAGPALAQSLGEKTGVNSVLGVAPATADFVKEVAISDMFEIESSKLAGQKGTAQEKSFAQQMVTDHTKTSSELKGLVGDGKVQATLPTAIDSSHQSKLDKLKGATGKDFSSDYNSYQVSAHQDAVSLFERYAKGGDNSALKDWAGKTLPALKHHLEMAKELGKAPSVGQTR; encoded by the coding sequence ATGAAACGTACCGCCATCGCCATTGCTTGCGTGCTTCTCGCAGGCCCTGCCCTCGCCCAGTCGCTCGGCGAGAAGACCGGCGTCAACTCCGTGCTCGGCGTCGCGCCTGCAACCGCAGACTTCGTCAAGGAGGTCGCCATCAGCGACATGTTCGAGATCGAATCGAGCAAGCTCGCCGGGCAGAAGGGCACCGCGCAGGAGAAATCCTTCGCGCAGCAGATGGTGACCGACCACACCAAGACCAGCAGCGAGCTCAAAGGTCTCGTCGGCGACGGCAAGGTGCAGGCGACCCTGCCGACGGCGATCGACAGTTCGCACCAGAGCAAGCTCGACAAGCTCAAGGGCGCTACGGGCAAGGATTTCAGCTCGGACTACAATTCCTACCAGGTCAGCGCGCACCAGGACGCGGTCTCGCTGTTCGAGCGCTACGCCAAGGGTGGTGACAATTCGGCGCTGAAGGACTGGGCCGGCAAGACGCTGCCGGCACTCAAGCATCATCTCGAGATGGCCAAGGAGCTCGGCAAGGCGCCCAGCGTCGGGCAGACCAGGTAA
- a CDS encoding nitronate monooxygenase family protein, whose protein sequence is MKTAITELFGIEHPIIQGGMHFVGFAELAAAVSNAGGLGIITGLTQKTPELLAKEIARCRDMTDKPFGVNLTFLPTFSAPPYPEYIAAIVEGGIKAVETAGRSPEQYMPALKAAGIKVIHKCTSVRHSLKAERIGCDAVSVDGFECGGHPGEDDIPNMILLPRAAEELKIPFVASGGMADGRSLVAALSLGAAGMNMGTRFIATKEAPVHQNVKNALVTATELDTRLIMRSLRNTERVLKNANVDRLLEIEHEKGDKLTIDDIHDQVAGVYPRIMLDGQMDSGAWSCGMVAGLIRDIPSCKELVDRIMSEAEQIIRSRLMGFLDGTGAARKVA, encoded by the coding sequence GTGAAGACCGCGATCACCGAACTGTTCGGCATCGAGCACCCCATCATCCAGGGCGGCATGCATTTCGTCGGCTTTGCCGAGCTCGCCGCCGCGGTCTCCAATGCCGGCGGGCTCGGCATCATCACCGGCCTGACGCAGAAGACGCCGGAGCTGCTCGCGAAGGAAATCGCGCGCTGCCGCGACATGACCGACAAGCCGTTCGGCGTGAACCTCACGTTTCTGCCTACCTTCTCGGCCCCGCCCTATCCGGAATACATCGCGGCCATCGTCGAAGGTGGCATCAAGGCGGTGGAGACGGCGGGCCGCAGCCCGGAGCAGTACATGCCCGCGCTGAAGGCCGCCGGCATCAAGGTGATTCACAAATGCACCTCGGTCCGCCACTCGCTGAAGGCCGAGCGCATCGGCTGCGACGCCGTCAGCGTCGACGGCTTTGAGTGCGGCGGCCATCCCGGCGAGGACGACATCCCGAACATGATCCTGCTGCCGCGGGCGGCGGAGGAACTGAAGATTCCGTTCGTTGCCTCCGGCGGCATGGCCGACGGCCGCAGCCTCGTCGCGGCACTGTCGCTGGGCGCCGCCGGCATGAACATGGGCACGCGTTTCATCGCCACCAAGGAAGCGCCGGTGCATCAGAACGTGAAGAACGCGCTTGTTACGGCGACCGAGCTCGACACCCGCCTGATCATGCGGAGCCTGCGCAACACCGAGCGCGTGCTGAAGAACGCCAATGTCGATCGCCTGCTCGAGATCGAGCACGAGAAGGGCGACAAGCTCACGATCGACGACATCCACGATCAGGTCGCGGGCGTCTATCCCAGGATCATGCTGGACGGACAGATGGACTCGGGCGCCTGGAGCTGCGGCATGGTCGCGGGCCTCATCCGCGACATTCCCTCCTGCAAGGAACTCGTCGATCGCATCATGTCTGAGGCGGAACAGATCATCCGCAGCCGCCTGATGGGGTTCCTCGATGGGACAGGTGCGGCGCGAAAGGTCGCCTGA
- a CDS encoding DHA2 family efflux MFS transporter permease subunit: MTDTTQNGASAGGWSPERSAAGGHNPYLIAFVVSIATFMEVLDTTIANVALRHIAGGLAVGIDESTYVITSYLVANAIVLSISGWLSTVIGRKRFYMICVATFSIASLQCGFAWNLEALVLFRILQGLGGGGMATSEQAILADSFPPHKRGQAFAIYGVAVVVAPVIGPTLGGWITDTYSWHWVFLINVPMGMLSLFLVGTLVKEPSGAEEEREKLLSKGLRVDYIGFALVAIGLGSLEYVLDEGQRSDWFGSNVIVFFAVLAAVSLIALIPWELTREDPIVDLRLLGRRQFAACFLVMLGTGAVLISTTQLLPQLLQTELNYTAMLAGLALSPGGIATLVLMPVVGRLVSTVQPKYLIMLGAAIVAFSMWHLTGLTGDITYGYAALSRIFLALGLPFLFLPVTTASYDGVPPDKTNQASALINVARNIGGSMGVALAQTVLAQRQQFHQSRLIEHAAPSDLGYQQTIDAMTRYFQAQGSNASDAASQAVAWVGRTLQQQVDFLAYIDVFWTLAIVAVLMIPTAAVLRPIDLGAPARGH; encoded by the coding sequence ATGACGGACACCACACAAAACGGCGCCTCCGCAGGCGGCTGGTCGCCGGAGCGCTCGGCGGCCGGCGGGCACAATCCCTATCTCATCGCCTTCGTGGTCTCGATCGCGACCTTCATGGAGGTGCTCGACACCACCATCGCCAATGTCGCGCTGCGTCACATCGCCGGCGGGCTCGCCGTCGGCATCGACGAGAGCACCTACGTCATCACCAGCTATCTCGTCGCCAACGCCATCGTGCTGTCGATCTCCGGCTGGCTGTCGACCGTGATCGGCCGCAAGCGTTTTTACATGATCTGCGTGGCGACGTTTTCGATCGCGTCGCTGCAGTGCGGCTTCGCCTGGAATCTCGAGGCGCTGGTGCTGTTCCGCATTCTCCAGGGCCTCGGTGGCGGCGGCATGGCGACCAGCGAGCAGGCGATCCTCGCGGACTCCTTTCCGCCTCACAAGCGCGGCCAGGCCTTCGCGATCTACGGTGTCGCGGTGGTGGTCGCGCCCGTGATCGGCCCGACACTCGGCGGCTGGATCACCGATACGTACAGCTGGCACTGGGTGTTCCTGATCAACGTGCCGATGGGAATGCTCTCGCTGTTCCTGGTCGGCACGCTGGTCAAGGAGCCGTCGGGCGCGGAAGAGGAGAGGGAGAAATTGCTGAGCAAGGGCCTGCGTGTCGACTATATCGGCTTCGCACTCGTCGCGATCGGGCTCGGCTCGCTCGAATACGTGCTCGATGAAGGCCAGCGCAGCGACTGGTTCGGCTCGAACGTGATCGTGTTCTTCGCAGTGCTCGCTGCTGTCTCCCTGATCGCGCTGATCCCGTGGGAGCTGACGCGTGAGGATCCCATCGTCGATCTCCGCCTGCTCGGCCGGCGGCAGTTCGCCGCCTGCTTCCTGGTCATGCTCGGCACCGGCGCGGTGCTGATCTCGACCACGCAGCTCCTGCCGCAACTGCTCCAGACCGAGTTGAACTACACCGCCATGTTGGCCGGCCTTGCGCTGTCACCGGGCGGCATCGCGACCCTGGTGCTGATGCCGGTGGTCGGGCGCCTCGTCAGCACCGTGCAGCCGAAATATCTCATCATGCTCGGTGCCGCCATCGTCGCCTTCTCGATGTGGCATCTCACCGGGCTCACCGGCGACATCACCTACGGCTATGCCGCGCTGTCGCGCATCTTCCTCGCGCTGGGCCTGCCATTCCTGTTCCTGCCGGTGACGACCGCGTCCTATGACGGTGTGCCGCCTGACAAGACCAACCAGGCTTCCGCGCTGATCAACGTCGCCCGCAACATCGGCGGCTCCATGGGTGTTGCGCTCGCGCAGACTGTCCTGGCGCAACGCCAGCAATTTCATCAAAGCCGCCTGATCGAGCACGCCGCGCCATCCGACCTCGGTTACCAGCAGACCATCGATGCGATGACACGCTATTTTCAGGCGCAGGGTTCGAATGCGAGCGACGCCGCGTCGCAGGCGGTCGCATGGGTCGGCCGAACCTTGCAGCAGCAGGTGGACTTCCTCGCCTATATCGACGTGTTCTGGACGCTCGCGATCGTCGCTGTGCTGATGATTCCGACGGCGGCGGTGCTGCGTCCGATCGATCTCGGCGCGCCGGCGCGGGGGCATTGA